The Elaeis guineensis isolate ETL-2024a chromosome 14, EG11, whole genome shotgun sequence genomic sequence tccgcagctacgcccccctcaacgcatcgaaaacccaggtgctgatggaagtcagagagcagctccctaggccagaaaggatgcgcacacaccccgagaagcgcaatcctaacaaattctgcctctaccatcgtgaccacagccacgacacagaggaatgcattcaactccgagacgagatcgaggagctcatcagacgaggtcagctcgataggttcattcgacgccggcctgagggtagagaggatcgaccaagggccctgccgcaacctgagccgccgaggagggaagagcagcccggagatcggccaccaattgggatcatcaactccgtctctggaggaccttgatgggaagcagaccttctacaaccctaagatttgaaaaacctgtaaatgtattgcgaacgacttcgctttaaatcaagattcctttcagacttgcacatcttccccttttggcatggacttgtaatgacaggggataaccccttcagacaacgaaaacgaCACCTAATATGGGCAAAATCGAAAgtccggttatttttagaccggatggggggaaaggccctacaacgcccttatgtgcccccacagccatgttagggacaggaggagaacctcgccctaacatgagcaggccgaaggcccggttatctttagaccggatggggggagaggtcctacaacacccttatgtgcccccacagccctgttagggacaggaggaggacctcgccctaacatgagcaaagtcgaagacccggttgcTCTTAAGACCGGATGGaaagagaggccctacaacgcccttatgtgcccccacagccatgttagggacaggaggagaacctcgccctaacatgagcaaggccgaagACCCGGttatctttagaccggatggggggagaggccctacaacgcccttatgtgcccccacagccctgttagggacaggaggaggacctcgccctaacatgagcaaagttgaaggcccggttactcttagaccggatggggggagaggccctgcgacgcccatatgtgcccccacagtcctgttaggaacaggagaagaacctcgtcctaacctgagctgaaatcgactacatcagaaataggagaagagcctcgtcctgacaccaactaaggtccgaccattcgaggcctgataagaaagaagagaaccttctcgacggcccctctACGCTACCGCGACCCCATAAAAGGCTAGGGAGAACCCCTGCTTAAaaggagggagatgtgaaggaaaagcgacggactacaccagcgaaaaatggaggccaaactataccaaagacacaaaggacctcgtctccgcgaagaaggagaaagagaaagagagatctacgatCACGAACGAAAAGGCGAACCAACGCGGCAATGGCTAGGAACCTTCGGacgatgtcgacgtcgaacaaatcaaaaAACACAAGAAATTcggtaatgacgacctaatacaaagatgaacaagaaaCTTTCggccaacatcgacatcgaacgggacaaaaaatgaaagaagtccgacggacgacaattcaacacgacgcgcgggcaaggtaacaaagatcttcttttcatttcgttagcaaaacatgcgttacagagcccataaggcaaaaaaaaaaaaaacaaacaaacaaacggcATAAGAAGACACAAAGAgggacgaaaggcaaaaagagccctaaggaggcccgacttcttccgacttcgaactttcggcttcgatcctcatcagggagtgccttaagctctcgatttcttcttccaattctctctccctcattagcatctccatatacctccgatgagaccattggctttcgttctccgcctctcggagcctctttctcaggacctcagattctgtctCCGTGTCCTTGACtgtctgctgctcgtataccagctggatcttcaactgctgcagctcggccttcccctccccaaggacgACAGATAGCTTTtttatggttcctctcagggattggagttcgtcgggatcccgaacaggagcaaactgagctccttcagctaactgcctttgaaggcgggcaacctcgtcgctcgccatcctgagcttccctctgtagtcgtccacctgcttgcaccagccggcccggtatgcattatagttcgcctcggcatcctgaagctgttgctgaaggtcggagaacttcgacCATTCTTGATCACGGTCGGCCCAAGTcaaaagccaggacgagcttccttccaactagcTGATCTTCTCCtgcgcagccgacagctccgctctgatagagctgatcttggaagcttgagcccaagatcggtcgctggcgcgcttcttgtattcctcgagctccttctcgaagttcgccttcctccaattgtactccatgatccccttcacgtggaggttccgaaagtaggtggcctccgcagtggcctcagagtggctctcccgcAACCCGCGAAGTTCgttctccatctccttcgacttttttgttaaatgacgaactctcttcctcagatgttggatcgtggacttcagtggaaccccctatggcaagggaagcgcttcggcaaaACACTGCCATCGGGGGacgaaagcgtcaaggcgcgactcattgcagaaagaaaaaagaaaagagtagagaaaccccccataaggagaaacccaattttattgattgaatgtttcttaaagacaaaaggaaaaaaaaaattgcagtaaaagaaaaatacaaagtcagaggtctcagacttcCGAAGTAGGAGTTGAGGAGCTCGATGTTCTTGGAagaggggctgcggtggcagcggcagtgggagagggcccggcttcgtcttcagatgcctcatccaagaagctgaggtcgagctcggaaaattttttgaccatcttctcttggcagagctcaaaccctttgatgaatgcttcttgaccgaacttgacgttcaggtccctcatgtccgcagaggccttgaacacCTCCACCgctaggaccctggcctccgagatcagaaccggaatctgctccgtcaaatttgcgacctcggcctccgccttccttaccATCTCCTCCGacgcctgcttttctttctcaagggcctcttggaggttggctatctcggcagccttttctttgaagcgggcggcttcggcccggcgaccctcctccgcctggatggcgtccctcctcgcccggttcgtcgcctcgatgttgacaaggagctggtgcccgatctgcaagggtggccaggaggtcagaacgaaagttgagaagctaattaaatgaaggtgcgaggggaaggaggaaagtgaatctgtttacctcgagaaatgaTCCTAGAaaatcccaaacccgctgctcgggGTCGGCatgaacgatcctctggacgacttcaggcaggatgcagccgtcgaccagtcgctttatcaggtccctgtcattaaagagattcttctccggctcttcttcagaaccgtggggctcttcgatggcggctcggcggctactcaccctgcgggccaccgtcttccttctcctccccctctcaacccctggcacctcctcgaagcgggcccccgaaGCGGAAACCTCaacgggagaactccttgaagaggctcggggggccggaggttcgacgtctgaaggaacgtcgaccgcgagagccgcctgggcaggcgtggccgaactcgtttcctccgttctgaccttctttgccgacccgaaggccgcagcgcctttccttttgtgaaccttgaggcccctggcaagcatccgtgctgcttcggcgtccatccctgaaaaaaaaaaaaagagatcagcaatgggatgaaaaaggaagaggtgacgcgcaacaaaagaaaaaaagagagaaaaagagaaaggggagaagaaaaggagaaaagaagaagaaaggaaagatggaatactcgcagaatccaggggactcaagccgatgttgaacagaaaatgctccttca encodes the following:
- the LOC140853682 gene encoding uncharacterized protein, with product MSSGTSASSSSESSSASVYQNPHIVDEPTSRAGPRPIFASGAIPCSLTPDDLLLIKVQYGVPSEYDLELPGPADRANTPPPGRFCLYQEAFRAGLRLPLSPFVVALFRFLDISLASVVPNSFRFLIGFLSLCHVVEVQPSLSLFRYFYTFKRHPSAKDWWYFSPQFGKKGLLKGAPSSIHNWKGKYLYVQCPTLKLGLPLWGSLRDSVRRAPSLGEDDLQAARKLLSYSTPFLPNLLKEHFLFNIGLSPLDSASIPSFLSSSFLLFFSPFSFSLFFSFVARHLFLFHPIADLFFFFSGMDAEAARMLARGLKVHKRKGAAAFGSAKKVRTEETSSATPAQAALAVDVPSDVEPPAPRASSRSSPVEVSASGARFEEVPGVERGRRRKTVARRVSSRRAAIEEPHGSEEEPEKNLFNDRDLIKRLVDGCILPEVVQRIVHADPEQRVWDFLGSFLEIGHQLLVNIEATNRARRDAIQAEEGRRAEAARFKEKAAEIANLQEALEKEKQASEEMVRKAEAEVANLTEQIPVLISEARVLAVEVFKASADMRDLNVKFGQEAFIKGFELCQEKMVKKFSELDLSFLDEASEDEAGPSPTAAATAAPLPRTSSSSTPTSEV